From Aliarcobacter butzleri, the proteins below share one genomic window:
- a CDS encoding VOC family protein: protein MKAITLNLAVKDIKETIKYYKENFDFEVQMLVDESKTIFDTQIKEELNYVWAMIHKDNVSLMLQSIESLKEDVGEFFQNLGASLTMYIEVENVDELYLKIKDKVTIYKEIETTWYGQKEFYIKDINGYILGFTSKNS, encoded by the coding sequence TTGAAAGCAATAACATTAAATTTAGCCGTTAAAGATATAAAAGAAACTATAAAGTATTACAAAGAAAACTTTGATTTTGAAGTACAAATGCTAGTTGATGAATCAAAAACTATTTTTGATACACAAATCAAAGAAGAGTTAAACTATGTTTGGGCGATGATACATAAAGATAATGTTTCTTTGATGCTTCAAAGCATTGAAAGTTTGAAAGAAGATGTAGGAGAATTTTTTCAAAATCTTGGCGCTTCTTTGACTATGTATATCGAAGTTGAAAATGTAGATGAGTTATATTTAAAAATAAAAGATAAAGTAACTATCTATAAAGAAATCGAAACTACTTGGTACGGGCAAAAAGAGTTTTATATAAAAGATATAAATGGTTATATTTTAGGATTTACAAGCAAAAATAGTTGA
- a CDS encoding helix-turn-helix domain-containing protein: MNDLELENYGEKILDIVSLNVKKYREQKGLTQMQLALEIGMSGGAYLGRAEIRKNKHHFNIKHLAKIAKVLDVDIKKFFEE, from the coding sequence ATGAATGATTTGGAATTGGAAAATTATGGTGAGAAAATCTTGGATATTGTTTCATTAAATGTAAAAAAGTATAGAGAACAAAAAGGTCTAACTCAAATGCAGTTAGCTTTAGAAATAGGTATGAGCGGTGGCGCGTATCTTGGTCGAGCAGAAATTAGAAAAAACAAACATCATTTCAATATCAAACATCTTGCAAAAATTGCTAAAGTTTTAGATGTTGATATTAAAAAGTTTTTTGAAGAATAA
- a CDS encoding AAA family ATPase encodes MKNKLYLMCGKMASGKSTLSKKLAKENNAILLSEDEILKKLYPNEIKTIEDYIKYSSRLKNMLREHIIELLKKENSVVLDFPANTINQRDWFKKIIEEANIEHEMFYVKRSDEICKNQLKKRNENLSKDEPLIDEATFDAITKYFQEPNDNEDFNIIYC; translated from the coding sequence ATGAAAAATAAATTATATTTAATGTGTGGGAAAATGGCATCTGGAAAATCTACATTATCAAAAAAACTAGCAAAAGAAAATAATGCAATACTATTGAGTGAGGATGAAATACTAAAAAAACTTTATCCAAATGAGATAAAAACTATTGAAGATTATATAAAATATTCTTCAAGACTAAAAAATATGCTAAGAGAACATATAATCGAGCTTTTAAAAAAAGAAAATAGTGTTGTTTTAGATTTTCCTGCAAATACAATCAATCAAAGAGATTGGTTTAAAAAGATTATTGAAGAGGCAAATATAGAACATGAAATGTTTTATGTAAAAAGAAGTGATGAAATATGTAAAAATCAATTAAAAAAAAGAAATGAAAACTTATCTAAAGATGAGCCTTTGATTGATGAAGCTACATTTGATGCAATTACAAAATATTTTCAAGAACCAAATGATAATGAAGATTTTAATATAATCTATTGTTAG